The following are encoded in a window of Methanobrevibacter ruminantium M1 genomic DNA:
- a CDS encoding ABC transporter permease codes for MEIKKKFLPFILPAILLIIWYLITDGLHLIPYYILPSPLNVFNAAWTLITNGKLFMHTSSTLIKVFSGIILASVVAIPLGIILGWYETLDRLSSLIISILRPIPPISWIPFSILWFGIGLSSAVFVIFIGCVFSVLVYTIDGVKRTDNVLIEAAQTLGANNWDILLKIVLPSTLPYIVSGLKVGVSIALMCTVSAEMIASSRGLGYMILTASQLFQPGTVVVGMIVIGIIGILFDYGFRKAQERIFW; via the coding sequence GTGGAAATTAAGAAAAAATTTTTACCATTTATCCTACCGGCAATACTTCTTATAATCTGGTACCTTATTACAGATGGTTTGCATTTGATTCCTTATTATATCCTGCCAAGTCCTTTAAATGTATTTAATGCGGCATGGACTTTAATAACTAATGGAAAACTCTTCATGCATACCTCTAGCACACTTATAAAGGTATTCTCAGGTATCATTTTAGCATCTGTAGTTGCCATTCCACTTGGAATAATCCTTGGATGGTATGAGACCTTAGACAGATTAAGCTCCTTAATCATAAGTATCCTAAGGCCTATTCCTCCTATCTCATGGATTCCATTCTCCATTCTTTGGTTTGGTATAGGATTATCCTCTGCAGTATTCGTTATCTTTATCGGTTGTGTTTTCTCAGTACTTGTATACACAATTGACGGTGTTAAAAGAACCGATAATGTATTAATCGAAGCAGCTCAGACTTTAGGTGCAAACAATTGGGATATCTTGCTTAAGATTGTCCTTCCATCCACTTTGCCTTATATAGTCTCTGGACTTAAGGTAGGTGTGAGCATAGCTTTAATGTGTACCGTATCTGCTGAGATGATTGCTTCAAGCAGAGGTTTAGGTTATATGATTCTAACTGCAAGTCAATTGTTCCAGCCTGGAACTGTGGTAGTTGGTATGATAGTTATTGGTATAATCGGTATTTTATTTGATTATGGATTTAGAAAAGCGCAAGAGAGAATATTCTGGTAA